AAGAACAGCGTAACCAGGTGCTCCTGATCGAGTCCAGTGCCCAACAACTTCTGGACCTTATCGTCGACGGCATGGCGAAGCTCCTTGCCGTCCAGGGACAGGATGCTGATGCCGTTGGGGACCCGATCGGATCAAATGCCGTCGGGTCGTCGGGCCGGTTGCCGGATGTGGACGGGCAACGCAACGCGGCCCAGGACATGCAGGAGCTGTCCCACAAGACAGGCATTGTAGATGGCCGCTCTTCGCTCTCCGGTCGTGTGTTGGTCGCGGATGACAACCAGATCGACCGGATGATCGCACGGAAGCTGCTGGAGATGTCGGGTCTGGAGGTCGCCGTCGTTAGGGATGGTGCCGAAGCGGTCGATACCGTGCAATGTGACCACTATGACTTGGTATTCATGGACATGGAGATGCCCGGCAAGAATGGCTATGAAGCGACGCGTGA
This genomic window from Anaerobaca lacustris contains:
- a CDS encoding response regulator; its protein translation is MLLIESSAQQLLDLIVDGMAKLLAVQGQDADAVGDPIGSNAVGSSGRLPDVDGQRNAAQDMQELSHKTGIVDGRSSLSGRVLVADDNQIDRMIARKLLEMSGLEVAVVRDGAEAVDTVQCDHYDLVFMDMEMPGKNGYEATRELRSMGVETPIVALTGHALKTDRAKCLAAGCNDYLAKPIDRTELLR